One genomic region from Osmerus mordax isolate fOsmMor3 chromosome 4, fOsmMor3.pri, whole genome shotgun sequence encodes:
- the duox gene encoding dual oxidase 1, with product MDLRTWIWSILKLVVLAAFVEDSHSKVTWEVQRHDGWYNNVAYHSRGAVGSHLVRLLPARYSDGVYQPVKQLPNPRSLSNVISNGPSSLPSKHNRTVLSVFFGYHVLFEVLDSRQPGCPPEFMNIPVPKGDRVFDPTGTGEVNLPFQRGVWDKDSSQSPNNPRTPVNLVTAWLDGSSIYGPSSSWSDTLRTFKGGLLVTGSEGNMPKRGGPHLLMWSAADPSTGEHGPHGLYELGNAWANENLFTVAEEIIWFRYHNHLASKLREDNPEWSDEDLFQNARKTVVAMFQNIALYEWLPGYLGNKTLPSYPGYQKFVDPGISPEFQAAASFASTMVPPGVYMRNRTCHFREFNDDGNPSPALRMCNSFWKRQSLDLESGQDVDDLIMGMASQIAEREDNIIVEDLRDYMYGPLRFSRSDLVALTVQRGRDHGLPTYTQVREALGLDPVLAWADINPELNRTHPQLFKDLADLYGEDISQLELFPGGLLESVDGPGQVFTSIILDQFERIRNGDRFWFENRQNGLFNDTAIQEIRKTKFHDILSVTIAEFGGVQENVFFWKDGNPCPQPAQVTASILPPCINVTTLNYFDGHKVGFGVTIVALFLFPVVSFLMANAVAGFRNNKFKKFQRRGRAAASTEEPAVGLTACEWQGPKKPLRPVSVHVDDRKRLQMFDGDGPALRCLSLGAQTSLDVLLANDRSRRVLLLKVPKEYDLVLFFDDEFKRAEFVNHLRSEGTNSNRQMTVTVTSEKELLREAVTKEQRAQIVETFIRHAFAKVLEIDRCDAGDVRGTSSRKTREALQCELTGTEFADTLGLKHDSLFVDSMFTLADKDGNGYLSFQEFLDVIVIFMKGSPEEKSKLMFSMHDIDGNGFLSKEAFSRLLRSFIEISSGALSKSQAEEAIKAMLEAAGFNNKEHITWEDFHFLLRDHEKELQFAQLNIKGMEMQKKKKMSRDQRVSFIVPAKASPSEGDQQLGDSSMEKEGSELRKRHGKMPSNHHPKVYVKPKRDKYNRNPIQNKIQQFKRFVENYRRHIVCSTIVYGITAGLALERCYYYGFQANSSGFPETSVVGIIVSRGSAAAISFLFPYMLLTVCRNLITIFRETFLNRYIPFDAAIDFHRFMAMAAIVLTVAHSLGHVVNVYIFSVSELSILACLFPKILSNNGSELPMPWTWWFFQTVPGLTGILLLFIFAFMYVFASFYFRRISFQGFWLTHNLYMLVYILTVIHGSYALLQEPRFYIFLIPPALLFLLDKLISLNRKKVEIPVVKAELLPSGVTYLEFKRPQGFVYRSGQWVRVACLALATDEYHPFTLTSAPHEKTLSLHIRAVGPWTSQLRELYTPESLAELGTYPKLYLDGPFGEGHQEWTDFEVSVLVGGGIGVTPFASILKDLVSSNKSKIQCKKVYFIWVTRTQRQFEWVSDIIKEVEEKDTLDLVSVHTYITQLPEKFDLRTTMLYVCERHFQKVRNQSLFTGLRSVTHFGRPPFVPFFNSLQEVHPEVVKIGVFSCGPPGLTKNVEKACQQMNKRDQAHFIHHYENF from the exons ATGGATTTACGTACATGGATCTGGAGTATCCTAAAACTGGTAGTGTTAGCGGCTTTTGTTGAAG ATTCCCACTCCAAAGTTACCTGGGAAGTTCAACGGCACGACGGTTGGTATAACAATGTGGCATATCACAGTCGAGGAGCTGTTG GTTCTCATCTTGTGCGTCTCCTGCCCGCGCGCTATTCTGACGGCGTTTATCAGCCTGTTAAACAGTTGCCCAATCCACGCAGTCTGAGCAATGTGATCTCAAACGGTCCATCAAGCCTACCTTCAAAACACAACCGAACTGTCCTCTCCGTGTTTTTTG GCTACCATGTTTTGTTTGAAGTCCTTGACTCAAGACAACCTGGCTGCCCGCCTGAGTTTATGAACATCCCAGTTCCAAAAGGAGATCGTGTCTTTGATCCTACCGGCACTGGTGAAGTTAATCTCCCATTCCAGCGAGGTGTCTGGGACAAAGACTCCAGCCAGAGTCCTAACAACCCCCGCACACCG GTGAACCTAGTGACAGCATGGTTAGATGGCAGCTCCATCTACGGACCGTCCAGTTCGTGGTCAGACACCCTGAGGACGTTCAAAGGTGGCCTGTTAGTTACTGGGTCTGAGGGCAACATGCCCAAACGGGGTGGGCCGCATCTCCTCATGTGGAGTGCTGCAGACCCTTCAACAGGAGAACACGGCCCACACGGGCTCTATG AGTTGGGAAATGCCTGGGCCAACGAGAATCTGTTCACAGTGGCTGAGGAGATTATCTGGTTTCGCTACCACAATCACCTGGCTTCCAAACTGCGTGAGGACAACCCTGAGTGGTCAGATGAAGACCTGTTTCAAAATGCCAGAAAAACTGTTGTGGCAATGTTCCAG AATATTGCCCTTTACGAATGGCTACCTGGATACCTGGGAAACAAGACACTGCCTTCATAcccag GCTACCAGAAGTTTGTAGACCCAGGAATTTCCCCTGAGTTCCAGGCTGCTGCCAGCTTTGCCTCCACTATGGTGCCCCCTGGTGTCTACATGAG AAACAGAACCTGCCACTTTCGCGAATTCAACGACGACGGGAACCCATCCCCAGCGCTGCGTATGTGCAACAGTTTTTGGAAGCGTCAG AGCCTTGACTTGGAGTCGGGCCAGGACGTGGATGATCTCATCATGGGCATGGCGTCCCAGATTGCGGAGAGAGAAGACAACATCATTGTGGAGGACTTAAGGG ACTACATGTATGGCCCTCTGAGGTTCTCACGCTCAGACCTAGTGGCTCTGACCgtccagagaggcagagaccatGGCCTCCCGACTTACACCCAGGTCAGAGAGGCCTTGGGCCTTGATCCGGTGCTGGCCTGGGCAGACATTAACCCAGAGCTCAACAGAACACATCCTCAG TTGTTCAAAGATCTGGCAGACCTTTATGGGGAGGATATTTCTCAACTAGAGTTGTTCCCCGGCGGTCTCCTGGAGTCTGTTGATGGTCCAGGTCAAGTTTTCACCTCCATCATCTTGGACCAGTTTGAGCGAATCAGAAATGGTGATCGATTCTGGTTCGAGAACAGGCAGAATGG CTTGTTCAATGATACGGCTATCCAGGAAATTCGGAAGACCAAATTTCATGATATCCTATCAGTCACCATCGCAGAATTTGGGGGCGTGCAGGAGAATGTGTTCTTCTGGAAGGATG GTAACCCCTGTCCCCAACCAGCACAAGTCACTGCCTCTATCCTCCCCCCCTGCATCAATGTTACCACGCTCAACTACTTTGATGGACACAAAGTGGGCTTTGGTGTCACCATTGTTGCATTATTTCTTTTCCCTGTTG TGAGCTTTCTAATGGCTAATGCAGTGGCCGGTTTCCGCAATAACAAATTTAAGAAGTtccagaggagaggcagggctgctgCCAGCACTGAGGAGCCCGCTGTAGGACTCACGG cGTGTGAGTGGCAGGGCCCAAAGAAGCCTCTGCGCCCAGTTAGTGTGCACGTGGACGACAGGAAGAGGCTGCAGATGTTTGACGGCGACGGGCCTGCCCTTCGCTGTCTCAGTCTTGGAGCACAGACCAGCCTGGACGTCCTTCTGGCCAACGATCGTTCCCGCAGAGTTCTGCTCCTCAAAGTCCCTAAGGAATACGATCTG GTGTTGTTTTTTGACGATGAGTTCAAGCGGGCAGAGTTTGTTAATCACCTGCGCTCTGAGGGGACTAACAGTAACAGACAGATGACAGTGACAGTGACAAGTGAGAAGGAGCTTCTCAGAGAGGCCGTAACCAAAGAGCAGAGAGCTCAAATAGTGGAGACCTTCATCCGACATGCCTTTGCCAAG GTCCTGGAGATTGACAGgtgtgatgctggtgatgtGAGAGGGACGTCCAGTAGAAAGACCAGGGAggcgctgcagtgtgaactgaCAGGAACTGAGTTTGCAGACACCCTCGGACTCAAACACGATTCACTCTTTGTGGACTCCATGTTCACGCTGGCCGACAAAGATGGCAATGGCTACCTTTCTTTCCAAGAGTTCCTCGATGTCATTGTCATATTCATGAAAG GTTCCCCAGAGGAAAAATCCAAGCTGATGTTCTCAATGCATGACATTGACGGGAACGGCTTCTTGTCTAAAGAGGCGTTTTCCAGACTACTCAG GTCCTTCATCGAGATCTCAAGCGGTGCCCTTAGCAAGAGCCAGGCAGAGGAAGCTATCAAGGCCATGCTGGAGGCTGCAGGCTTCAACAATAAGGAGCACATCACCTGGGAAGACTTTCACTTCCTGCTGAGGGACCACGAGAAAGAGCTGCAGTTTGCTCAGCTCAACATCAAAG GTATGGAgatgcagaagaagaaaaagatgagTCGGGACCAGCGGGTGTCCTTTATCGTCCCTGCGAAAGCCAG TCCATCTGAAGGGGATCAGCAGTTGGGAGACAGCAgcatggagaaagagggatcGGAGCTTCGCAAACGACATGGGAAAAT GCCAAGCAACCATCACCCAAAGGTCTATGTTAAACCCAAGAGGGACAAATACAACAGGAATCCAATTCAAAATAAAATCCAGCAGTTCAAGCGTTTTGTTGAGAACTACCGTCGCCATATTGTTTGCTCCACTATCGTCTATGGCATTACTGCTGGGCTGGCTCTGGAGAGATGCTATT ACTATGGTTTTCAGGCCAACTCGTCCGGGTTCCCAGAGACCTCGGTGGTGGGCATCATCGTGTCCCGAGGTTCTGCCGCCGCCATCTCCTTCCTGTTCCCCTACATGCTGCTGACTGTCTGCAGGAACCTCATCACCATTTTCCGAGAGACTTTCCTCAACCGTTACATCCCCTTCGACGCCGCCATCGATTTCCACCGCTTCATGGCCATGGCGGCCATCGTCCTCACGG TTGCTCACAGTCTGGGTCATGTGGTCAATGTCTACATCTTCTCTGTCAGTGAACTCAGCATCTTGGCCTGTCTTTTCCCCAAGATCCTGTCTAACAACGG GTCTGAACTTCCTATGCCGTGGACATGGTGGTTCTTCCAGACTGTCCCAG GCCTCACAGGCATTCTGCTTCTCTTCATCTTTGCCTTCATGTACGTGTTCGCCTCCTTCTACTTCCGACGAATCAGCTTCCAGGGATTCTGGCTTACACACAACCTCTACATGCTTGTGTACATTCTG ACGGTCATCCATGGCAGCTACGCCCTCCTCCAGGAGCCCCGCTTCTACATCTTCCTGatccccccagccctgctcttCCTGCTAGACAAGCTCATCAGCCTGAACAGGAAGAAGGTGGAGATCCCTGTAGTGAAGGCTGAGCTGCTGCCTTCAG GAGTGACGTACCTGGAGTTCAAGCGTCCGCAGGGTTTTGTGTACCGCTCAGGCCAGTGGGTCCGTGTGGCCTGCCTGGCTCTGGCCACAGACGAGTACCACCCGTTCACTCTGACTTCAGCCCCACACGAGAAAACCCTCAGCCTGCACATTCGCGCTGTGGGGCCCTGGACGAGCCAACTCAGAGAGCTCTACACTCCAGAGAGCCTTGCAGAGCTGGGCACATATCCAAAG CTGTACCTGGACGGGCCGTTTGGAGAAGGGCACCAGGAGTGGACAGACTTTGAGGTGTCTGTTCTGGTCGGGGGGGGAATCGGAGTCACTCCGTTTGCCTCCATCCTAAAGGACCTTGTGTCCTCAAACAAGTCTAAGATTCAGTGTAAAAAG GTCTACTTCATCTGGGTCACACGAACACAGCGCCAGTTTGAGTGGGTGTCTGACATCATCAAGGAAGTAGAGGAGAAGGACACTCTGGACCTCGTGTCGGTCCACACCTACATCACACAGCTGCCTGAGAAGTTCGACCTTCGCACCACCAtgctg TATGTGTGCGAACGTCACTTCCAGAAAGTGCGGAACCAGAGCCTGTTCACCGGCCTGCGGTCTGTCACCCACTTCGGTCGTCCCCCATTCGTGCCCTTCTTCAACTCGCTACAGGAAGTTCATCCTGAG GTGGTTAAAATCGGTGTGTTCAGCTGTGGACCTCCTGGACTCACCAAGAACGTGGAGAAGGCTTGCCAGCAGATGAACAAGAGAGACCAGGCCCACTTCATCCATCATTATGAGAACTTCTAG
- the duox2 gene encoding dual oxidase maturation factor 2 produces MTFYNDIYPFYPLQRTSFIFSTHLLTIILVFLVITVSFLLILPGIRGKSRVFWMCRIIISLFIGVVIVALNFTSDWAEARIVTNATYKSFSNAEVNAEVGLHVGLYGINITLKGNPVMQLNETIDYNEMFEWKDTIDKYYEEALEKGLPNPILYIAEKFTLHSPCGLIYQYRFSGRYASATLWTAFCCWLVANILFSMPVILYAGYMMVATAAFIFFSMASFSTIMNLPSCTFTIGTESLETSYSHSFWLALATGVLCAVIGAVVVLLDCLIPEKIREAFSVDMDSSEDDEVNFGKGYINSSFLEEMTLSVRL; encoded by the exons ATGACTTTCTACAATGACATTTACCCATTCTACCCTCTACAAAGAACCTCGTTCATCTTTAGTACCCACCTGCTCACCATTATTCTGGTTTTCCTGGTGATCACAGTCAGTTTTCTTCTCATACTGCCAGGCATACGAGGGAAATCG AGGGTGTTTTGGATGTGCCGAATAATCATCAGTTTATTCATCGGCGTTGTGATAGTAG CACTTAACTTTACCAGTGACTGGGCTGAGGCCAGAATCGTCACCAATGCCACCTACAAGTCTTTTAGCAATGCTGAAGTGAATGCTGAGGTGGGCCTACATGTGGGGTTATATGGTATCAACATCACATTGAAAG GAAATCCTGTGATGCAGCTCAACGAGACCATAGACTATAATGAGATGTTCGAGTGGAAGGATACCATCGACAAGTATTACGAAGAGGCCCTGGAGAAGGGCCTGCCCAACCCCATCCTCTACATCGCTGAGAAATTCACCCTCCACAGCCCCTGTGGCCTCATCTACCAGTACAGATTCTCTGGCCGCTATGCTTCTGCTACCCTCTG GACTGCTTTCTGTTGCTGGCTGGTTGCCAACATCCTCTTCTCTATGCCAGTCATCCTCTATGCCGGGTACATGATGGTGGCCACTGCTGCCTTCATCTTCTTCTCCATGGCGTCCTTCTCCACAATCATGAACTTGCCCTCATGCACTTTTACTATAGGGACAGAATCCTTAGAAACAAGCTATAGCCATTCTTTTTGGCTGGCACTTGCCACAG GAGTACTGTGTGCTGTGATTGGTGCTGTGGTGGTGCTGTTGGATTGTTTGATCCCAGAGAAGATAAGGGAGGCTTTTAGTGTCGACATGGATAGCTCTGAAGATGATGAGGTTAATTTTGGCAAGGGATATATTAATTCCAGCTTCCTTGAAGAAATGACCCTGAGTGTACGGCTTTGA
- the apba2a gene encoding amyloid-beta A4 precursor protein-binding family A member 2, whose product MAYGKRPGTITKILGASSPSCPGPGPGFTAYPGEETQDLRSESPPPRHRRSTELYHNNQPTPPGLARVRPLACDRSTDALEEEDTCSEYDNVGSDVEQHSDEVLHSAGNGKGVDVTYYTHFRSEEGTYVETVVDGTDEGCSVVGRRSPREHRNSEIHEGPPQDKEPPHFDRQFSPCPAPMPRGKENEDEPSQKQEYFPDEPEQEEQDEAGHTEDDTEGMVQTSVTQQENKGERMRKREGEDRASEPNEVYSTRNCVIPESSKKSACESSLRSTKEKARHSKGRGKLETGEDVELTVPWAKGCPNSPTHPSPEALKNGRPAAIRPKPRSNISKPHPPPHQHPNKTQIQAHPNPHPKPQPQPQPKPQPQPKPQTKTQNKTKTPAPQTHQPQQRRGGPTRPTPEKNQPRASSPPQTLPHITELQRVPEDREVWAETERPFVAEQPEMPPCSQPKPPEGSIDQVKVNAEQMQEKASFPSFVDVPGPCEPEDLIDGIIFAANYLGCTQVLSDKNPSKAIRMAQAQEAVSRVKCQDEDSQMVTEVDLFISTKAVKVLNADTQETMMDSALRIISYIADIGNIVVLMARRRMSQATSQDCTEGPLPPAEGQRQYRMICYVFESEDAQLIAQSIGQAFSVAYREFLRANGINPKDLSQKQYSDIINSQEMYNDDLIHFSNSDNCKELHVDKQKGESLGVVIVESGWGSILPTVILANMQNSGPAARSGKLSIGDQIMSINDTSLVGLPLATCQGIIKGLKSHLQVKLSIVSCPPVTTVLIKRPDLKFQLGFSVQNGIICSLMRGGIAERGGVRVGHRIIEINGQSVVAMAHEKIVQTLSVSVGEINMKTMPAVMFRLLTGQETPVYI is encoded by the exons ATGGCTTATGGAAAGAGACCAGGGACTATTACCAAAATACTGGGTGCCAGTTCTCCTTCCTGCCCAGGTCCTGGCCCTGGATTCACAGCGTATCCAGGTGAGGAAACACAGGATTTGAGGAGTGAATCCCCTCCGCCTCGCCACCGCAGAAGCACAGAGCTGTATCACAACAACCAGCCAACCCCCCCTGGCCTGGCTCGTGTCCGTCCTCTGGCCTGTGACCGGAGTACCGATGCcctggaagaggaggacacTTGTTCTGAGTACGACAACGTGGGCTCCGACGTGGAGCAGCACTCTGATGAAGTGCTGCACAGCGCCGGAAACGGAAAGGGCGTGGACGTGACGTACTACACCCACTTCCGCTCCGAGGAGGGCACGTATGTGGAGACCGTGGTGGACGGCACTGACGAAGGCTGCAGCGTGGTGGGTCGTCGTTCGCCCAGGGAACATCGCAACTCAGAAATACATGAGGGACCACCGCAGGACAAAGAACCTCCTCACTTCGACCGGCAGTTTAGTCCCTGTCCTGCCCCCATGCCAAGAGGCAAAGAGAACGAGGATGAGCCGAGCCAGAAGCAGGAATATTTCCCTGATGAACCCGAGCAGGAAGAGCAAGATGAGGCCGGACACACAGAGGACGATACGGAGGGTATGGTTCAGACCTCCGTCACTCAGCAAGAGAataagggagagaggatgagaaagagagaaggggaggatagGGCTAGCGAGCCTAATGAGGTCTACTCTACAAGGAACTGTGTTATCCCAGAGAGCAGTAAGAAGTCAGCTTGTGAGTCGTCTCTCAGAAGCACTAAAGAGAAGGCGAGGCACAGCAAGGGAAGGGGAAAACTGGAAACAGGCGAGGATGTTGAGCTTACAGTGCCCTGGGCGAAGGGGTGTCCTAACAGCCCCACTCATCCAAGCCCAGAGGCCCTGAAGAATGGCAGACCAGCAGCCATCAGGCCAAAACCTAGATCCAACATCAGTAAGCCGCACCCTCCCCCACATCAGCATCCTAACAAGACCCAGATCCAGGCACACCCCAATCCACACCCCAAACCCCAGCCACAGCCACAGCCCAAACCCCAGCCACAGCCCAAACCCCAGACCAAGACCCAAAACAAGACCAAGACCCCTGCCCCACAGACCCACCAACCTCAACAGAGAAGAGGGGGTCCCACCAGACCCACGCCAGAGAAGAACCAGCCCAGAGCTTCCAGCCCGCCTCAAACGCTGCCCCATATCACCGAGCTCCAGAGGGTGCCTGAAGACAGGGAGGTGTGGGCAGAAACAGAAAGGCcatt TGTCGCAGAGCAGCCAGAGATGCCTCCCTGCTCCCAGCCTaaaccaccagagggcagcattgACCAGGTGAAGGTGAATGCTGAG cAAATGCAAGAAAAGGCTTCTTTTCCAAGCTTTGTGGACG TCCCAGGTCCCTGTGAACCAGAGGACCTGATTGATGGGATCATCTTTGCTGCTAACTACCTTGGCTGCACTCAGGTGCTGTCAGACAAAAACCCCTCCAAAGCCATCCGCATGGCGCAGGCCCAGGAGGCTGTCAGCCGTGTGAAG TGTCAAGACGAAGATTCACAGATGGTGACTGAAGTGGACCTGTTCATCTCAACCAAGGCAGTCAAAGTGTTgaatgcagacacacag GAAACGATGATGGATAGTGCCCTTCGTATAATCTCCTATATTGCGGATATTGGGAACATTGTGGTTCTGATGGCGAGGAGACGCATGTCTCAGGCCACCTCGCAAGACTGCACCGAGGGCCCTCTGCCTCCTGCTGAGGGCCAGAGGCAGTACAGGATGATCTGCTACGTCTTTGAATCGGAGGAC GCACAACTCATTGCCCAGTCCATCGGTCAGGCTTTCAGTGTGGCGTACAGAGAATTTCTCAGAGCCAATGGAATCAACCCCAAGGACCTGAGTCAGAAACAATACAGTGACATCATCAATTCTCAAGAAATGTACAATGATGACCTGATACATTTCTCAAACTCTGACAACTGTAAAGAG CTGCACGTGGACAAGCAGAAGGGGGAGAGCCTGGGGGTGGTGATTGTCGAGTCTGGATGGGGCTCCATCCTGCCCACCGTGATCCTGGCCAACATGCAGAACAGTGGGCCTGCTGCCCGCTCTGGGAAGCTCAGCATCGGAGACCAGATCATGTCCATCAACGACACCAGCCTGGTGGGGCTTCCGCTGGCCACCTGCCAGGGCATCATCAAG GGCCTGAAAAGTCACTTGCAGGTTAAGCTGAGCATCGTGAGTTGTCCCCCTGTCACGACGGTCCTCATCAAGAGGCCAGACCTCAAGTTCCAGCTGGGCTTTAGTGTTCAGAACGGCATT ATCTGCAGCCTGATGCGGGGTGGCATTGCAGAGCGAGGAGGGGTGCGTGTCGGCCACAGGATTATTGAAATCAACGGCCAGAGCGTGGTTGCCATGGCACATGAGAAGATTGTCCAGACCTTGTCTGTTTCAGTGGGTGAG atCAACATGAAGACCATGCCTGCTGTGATGTTCAGACTGCTAACAGGGCAGGAGACTCCCGTCTACATATAG
- the fan1 gene encoding fanconi-associated nuclease 1 encodes MAERLNTNKTKHQRSLSASKKKGILKNGGTGKSTITSFFNNTPPSKLPCPLRGQMVPRFKVNEHIDSQCQNFQRDNNDEADSFSSTAVSKLPLSPPRNTPKTPDQDVTCLSKETKEEPKTSPYFKKQISREVRGKRVVRTLSLGSLSSKLSSKGLKSPDGSLPSNVIELCSSEEEDSGKLSSSQKENHGVTGDNKTIILATQSTSSIEVESPSEKHGGHLPPVVSLAAARLTKRKKGERSGDSGSEQRTSALSKKVRYVENSEPVEAESSKRTTGASDCSRQGSEPTSDVSCDSSLKSGTEQALVGSPVVLDGDDLTEPGAGSEAEEADTSDPPRLSYYLRNFRTVLEAVLENEDDRELFNQDDLSVIHIFERLSVPGQKLYVRLFQRKLKWLQVNKLGYAEISADLSPVVQELVDGSFLETENDLQELGEVLDLLPVPELRNLAKRFHLGGSGTPKQQLLDGLLRLSRQKSLFALAPGQNNTGAIILKKAKQLAGSCVRLHRGPRAVFSRVLLLFSLTDAMEEEDMAAGGQLYTILLVNSGRLAFPEYTVLRRTKLFRDREDLIRYEAVMRTLQEVIAAMQAGHWDDARVLYTSAKAVWQELRMTHDLSHEENLPVFLRCFTTGWAYTRVLSRGVEILQRLRRYEEAVEELRSLLGQSVYCPDSRGRWWDRIALNLQQHLKQPKQAIAAIREGLSDPLVRTGHQLSLHQRAARMKESPSFKKYRLELQDLPTIHVKDVTHVTIRGQLFPHEGGTGKSVFLLPTGEEGGDSTVMCSVEELSLAHYRRKGFDQGIHGEGSTFSTLFGLLMWDIIFMDEIPDVFRNPYQTCPLDLFTDHFYENRREAVETRVQMLREASVDTLHNLLFDTWTSQEGRECSLVSWERFSSLEQAQSLVSCMGGTFLGGVIARMAKDYRHCRAGLPDLVVWNTSNNSYKLVEVKGPSDRLSQKQLIWLDELHSLGADVEVCHVTATGARGARLE; translated from the exons ATGGCTGAGAgactaaacacaaacaaaactaaACATCAGCGAAGTCTATCTGCCTCAAAGAAAAAAGGAATCTTGAAAAATGGAGGGACCGGAAAGAGTACCATCACCTCATTCTTCAACAATACCCCACCTTCTAAACTGCCCTGTCCTCTGCGTGGCCAGATGGTCCCTAGGTTTAAGGTAAATGAGCACATTGATTCACAATGCCAGAACTTTCAAAGGGATAACAATGACGAGGCGGATTCATTCAGTAGTACTGCTGTGTCTAAGCTGCCATTGTCACCTCCTCGAAATACCCCGAAGACCCCAGACCAGGACGTCACATGCCTTTCCAAGGAAACAAAGGAAGAGCCCAAGACGAGCCCTTATTTCAAAAAGCAGATATCACGAGAAGTGAGAGGAAAGCGTGTGGTCAGGACTCTCAGTCTGGGCAGCTTGTCTTCCAAGTTATCCAGTAAAGGCCTCAAATCTCCGGATGGCTCTCTGCCATCGAATGTGATCGAGCTTTGTTCTTCAGAGGAGGAAGACTCTGGGAAGCTGAGCAGCTCACAGAAGGAGAACCATGGAGTTACAGGTGACAACAAAACAATTATATTAGCCACTCAATCAACCAGTTCTATTGAAGTAGAGAGTCCATCAGAGAAACATGGGGGTCATCTTCCTCCAGTGGTTTCTCTGGCTGCCGCCAGACTAAcgaagaggaagaaaggggagagatCTGGCGACAGCGGTTCAGAACAGAGGACCTCGGCACTCAGTAAGAAAGTCAGATATGTGGAGAACAGTGAGCCAGTTGAGGCTGAATCTAGCAAACGCACAACAGGGGCTTCTGACTGCAGCCGACAAGGATCAGAGCCGACTTCAGATGTGTCTTGTGACTCTTCTTTAAAGAGCGGAACAGAGCAGGCTCTCGTTGGAAGCCCTGTAGTTCTGGACGGTGATGATCTGACTGAACCCGGTGCAGGGAGCGAGGCTGAGGAAGCAGACACCTCAGACCCACCGCGGTTATCGTACTACCTCCGTAACTTTCGGACTGTGCTGGAGGCCGTACTGGAGAATGAGGATGACAGGGAGCTGTTCAATCAGGATGACCTGTCTGTCATACACATCTTTGAAAGGCTCTCAG tgccTGGACAGAAACTGTACGTGAGACTGTTCCAGAGGAAGCTTAAATGGCTCCAGGTGAACAAGCTAGGCTATGCCGAAATTAGCGCTGACCTGAGTCCTGTTGTTCAAGAGCTGGTTGATGGCAGCTTCCTAGAGACAG AAAATGACCTCCAGGAGCTCGGGGAGGTTCTGGACCTTCTGCCCGTCCCAGAGCTCCGGAACCTGGCTAAGAGGTTCcacctgggagggtctgggaCTCCGAAACAGCAGCTACTGGACGGGCTTCTTCGTCTGAGCAGACAGAAGTCTCTCTTTGCTCTGGCTCCTggtcagaacaacacaggggcCATCATCCTCAAAAA GGCCAAGCAACTGGCCGGTTCCTGCGTGCGTCTCCACCGAGGACCTCGAGCTGTCTTCTCTCGggttctcctcctgttctctctgacTGACgccatggaggaggaagacatggCCGCCGGGGGTCAGCTCTACACCATCCTCCTGGTCAACTCTGGCCGCCTGGCCTTCCCTGAATATACCGTGCTTCGCCGCACCAAGCTGTTCCGGGACAGAGAAGACCTCATCAG GTACGAGGCGGTCATGCGCACCCTGCAGGAGGTGATTGCAGCCATGCAGGCAGGCCACTGGGACGACGCTCGGGTGCTTTACACCTCTGCCAAAGCAGTCTGGCAGGAGCTGAGGATGACACACGACCTCAG TCATGAGGAGAACCTGCCGGTGTTCCTACGCTGCTTCACCACAGGATGGGCGTACACTCGCGTGCTGTCTCGAGGCGTGGAGATTCTACAGAGGCTGCGCCGCTATGAG GAAGCAGTGGAGGAGCTGCGCTCCTTATTGGGCCAGTCTGTATACTGTCCTGACAGCAGGGGGCGATGGTGGGACAGGATAGCGCTCAACCTGCAGCAGCACCTAAAACAACCTAAACAG GCCATTGCTGCTATCAGAGAGGGTCTGTCAGACCCTCTGGTGCGCACAGGTCATCAACTTTCCCTCCACCAAAGAGCCGCCAGAATGAAGGAGTCTCCCAGCTTCAAGAAGTACCGCCTTGAACTCCAAGACCTGCCAACTATCCATGTCAAAGATGTCACTCAC GTGACCATCCGAGGCCAGCTGTTCCCTCATGAGGGAGGTACTGGGAAATCTGTGTTTCTCCTGCCAactggggaggaagggggagactcGACTGTCATGTGCTCTGTGGAAGAGCTGTCACTGGCACACTACAGGCGGAAAGGCTTTGACCAAG GCATTCATGGAGAGGGATCGACATTCTCTACCCTGTTTGGTCTCTTGATGTGGGACATCATTTTCATGGATGAGATTCCAGATGTTTTCCGAAACCCCTACCAA ACCTGTCCATTGGACCTTTTCACTGACCACTTCTATGAGAATCGGAGGGAGGCCGTAGAGACTCGTGTTCAGATGCTTCGCGAGGCGTCTGTGGATACGCTCCACAACCTGCTCTTTGACACCTGGACCtcacaggaaggaagggaaTGTTCCCTGGTCAGCTGGGAGCGCTTCTCCTCTCTGGAGCAAGCTCAG AGTCTTGTGTCTTGTATGGGAGGAACCTTCCTGGGAGGGGTAATCGCTCGGATGGCAAAGGATTACCGACACTGTCGCGCTGGTCTGCCTGACCTGGTGGTGTGGAACACCTCGAACAACAGCTACAAG ctggtggaggtgaaggggccCAGTGACAGGCTGTCCCAGAAGCAACTGATCTGGCTGGATGAGCTGCACAGCCTGGGTGCAGATGTGGAGGTCTGCCACGTGACTGCCACAGGGGCCAGGGGCGCTCGTCTGGAGTGA